A genome region from Dolichospermum compactum NIES-806 includes the following:
- a CDS encoding lysophospholipid acyltransferase family protein, with product MTRTREPLISLALYHAFKWSVVSPALHAYFRGKIYGAENVPQSGAVIVVSNHASYFDPPIVSSCVRRPVAYMAKEELFKVPVLAQAIKLYGAYPVSRGSADRNAIRSALEYLANGWAVGVFLEGTRTNDGRIHDPKRGAALLAAKAKAPFLPVSLWGSEQILQPGSSLPRSVPLTIRIGQLIDAPSSTNKEELERVTQMCAKAINEMHDLGR from the coding sequence GTGACTAGAACTCGTGAACCCTTAATTAGTTTGGCACTGTATCACGCCTTTAAGTGGTCGGTGGTTAGTCCCGCATTACACGCATACTTTCGGGGCAAGATTTATGGCGCGGAAAATGTCCCCCAATCTGGTGCTGTCATAGTCGTTAGTAATCATGCTAGTTATTTTGACCCTCCCATAGTTTCTAGTTGTGTCCGTCGTCCTGTCGCGTACATGGCTAAGGAAGAATTATTTAAAGTTCCTGTTTTAGCACAAGCAATTAAATTATACGGCGCGTACCCTGTTAGCCGGGGCAGTGCTGACCGCAATGCAATTCGTTCTGCTTTAGAATATTTGGCGAATGGTTGGGCTGTAGGTGTGTTTTTAGAAGGTACACGCACGAATGACGGTCGCATTCATGACCCGAAAAGAGGTGCAGCCCTCCTGGCGGCTAAGGCCAAAGCTCCTTTTTTACCAGTAAGTTTATGGGGAAGTGAGCAGATTTTACAACCGGGTTCTTCTCTACCCCGTTCTGTACCTTTAACTATTAGAATTGGTCAGTTAATTGATGCTCCCAGTTCTACTAATAAGGAAGAGTTGGAAAGAGTTACTCAAATGTGTGCGAAGGCAATTAATGAAATGCACGATTTGGGCAGGTAA
- a CDS encoding DUF2358 domain-containing protein, which produces MNIIETLKADYARFPENQTYSIYADDVYFQDAVFKFRGLELYKWMIKFIQTFFFNLKLDLHNIQSQEEIIKTEWTMSWNSPLPWKPYISVSGWSELRLNTEGLIVSHIDYWHCSRLDVIKQHFISGKKPS; this is translated from the coding sequence ATGAATATTATTGAAACCCTCAAAGCCGATTATGCAAGATTTCCTGAAAATCAAACTTACAGCATTTATGCTGACGATGTTTATTTTCAAGATGCTGTTTTCAAGTTTCGGGGACTTGAACTTTATAAATGGATGATTAAATTCATTCAAACTTTTTTCTTCAATCTCAAACTAGATTTACATAACATCCAATCTCAGGAAGAAATTATTAAAACTGAATGGACAATGAGTTGGAATTCCCCATTACCCTGGAAGCCCTATATTTCCGTTTCTGGTTGGAGTGAATTACGGCTGAATACCGAGGGTTTAATTGTTTCCCATATTGATTATTGGCACTGTTCTCGCTTGGATGTAATTAAGCAGCATTTCATTTCTGGGAAAAAACCATCATAA
- a CDS encoding BLUF domain-containing protein, producing MSLYRLIYSSYGQSNLGYHDLKDIMEKSEKNNQFDGVAGLLCYGDSVFLQILEGDRYILQ from the coding sequence ATGAGTTTATACCGTCTAATTTACAGTAGCTATGGACAATCTAATTTGGGGTATCATGATCTGAAGGATATTATGGAGAAATCCGAGAAGAATAATCAATTTGATGGAGTTGCAGGGCTACTATGTTATGGGGATTCTGTATTTTTGCAGATATTGGAAGGCGATCGCTACATTTTACAATAG
- a CDS encoding aminopeptidase P family protein, with the protein MQTNLPEILRHRRQKLAEIIDLPAVLWSGSSSPRNFPANTFPHRANSHFLYFAGIPLQNAAIRLESGNLQLFIDDPHPSSALWHGETPNREEIAAKIGADEAKTMAELANYLEDVATLPVQDATTWTQQTQLLDRFILPKTQLEGIDLELAKAIVSLRLTHDAAALIELRKAAVVSVTAHKAGMAATSSAKQESEVRAAMEAVIMAENMTTAYTSIVTVHGEVLHNNHYYHSLQPGDLLLADVGAETQTGWAADITRTWPVSGKFSSTQKDIYDIVLAAHDACIQNIAPGVEYAEIHLLAATIIAEGLVNLGILQGKPEDLVKMDLHALFFPHGIGHLLGLDVHDMEDLGDIAGYDQGRSRSSRFGLSYLRLNRPLRPGMLVTIEPGFYQVPAILNDPKTRSQYQYLVNWERLEQFADVRGIRIEDDVLVTESGSEVLTAALPTETSAIEDLLNANFS; encoded by the coding sequence ATGCAAACAAACCTCCCAGAAATTCTCCGTCACCGTCGCCAAAAACTCGCAGAAATCATAGACTTACCCGCCGTTCTCTGGTCAGGTAGTAGCAGTCCCCGCAACTTCCCCGCTAATACCTTCCCCCACCGCGCCAATAGCCATTTCCTTTATTTCGCCGGAATTCCTCTCCAAAATGCCGCCATTCGCCTAGAAAGTGGCAATCTACAACTATTTATAGATGACCCCCACCCCAGTAGCGCCCTCTGGCATGGAGAAACCCCAAACCGTGAAGAAATCGCTGCCAAAATAGGCGCAGATGAAGCCAAAACAATGGCAGAATTAGCAAATTACTTAGAAGACGTGGCGACCTTGCCAGTACAAGATGCAACTACTTGGACACAGCAAACCCAACTTTTAGATAGATTCATTTTACCAAAAACTCAACTGGAAGGCATTGATTTAGAACTAGCGAAAGCCATTGTTTCTCTGCGGCTTACCCATGATGCAGCAGCATTGATAGAATTACGTAAAGCAGCGGTCGTGAGTGTAACAGCACACAAGGCAGGAATGGCAGCAACATCTTCAGCTAAACAAGAATCAGAAGTCCGCGCCGCAATGGAAGCAGTAATTATGGCTGAGAACATGACCACTGCTTACACCAGTATTGTTACAGTTCATGGTGAAGTTTTACACAATAATCATTATTACCACTCTCTGCAACCAGGAGATTTACTTTTAGCCGACGTGGGTGCGGAAACCCAGACAGGTTGGGCGGCTGATATTACCCGCACCTGGCCTGTTTCTGGTAAGTTTTCATCAACCCAAAAAGACATTTATGATATTGTTTTAGCTGCCCATGATGCTTGTATTCAAAACATCGCCCCTGGTGTAGAATATGCAGAAATTCATCTGTTAGCAGCCACTATAATTGCCGAAGGTTTAGTAAATTTAGGAATTCTGCAAGGTAAACCAGAAGATTTGGTAAAAATGGATCTTCATGCTTTATTTTTTCCTCACGGAATTGGACATCTTTTAGGTTTAGATGTTCATGATATGGAAGATTTGGGAGACATCGCCGGTTATGATCAGGGCAGAAGCAGAAGTAGCCGTTTTGGTTTAAGTTATTTACGATTAAATCGTCCCTTACGTCCAGGAATGTTAGTCACAATTGAACCAGGATTTTATCAAGTTCCGGCAATTTTAAATGATCCAAAAACTCGTTCTCAATATCAATATTTAGTCAATTGGGAACGTTTAGAACAGTTTGCAGATGTGCGAGGCATTCGCATTGAAGATGATGTCTTAGTTACAGAATCAGGGAGTGAAGTTTTAACCGCTGCATTACCAACTGAAACTAGTGCGATCGAAGATTTATTAAATGCCAATTTTTCGTAG
- a CDS encoding aspartate aminotransferase family protein, producing the protein MSVQTLIEQATNPPESGIMPSTPFDVDSFDGAVMSTYSRFPLALERGAGCRVWDSQGNEYLDFVAGIATCTLGHAHPAMVEAVTRQIQKLHHVSNLYYIPEQGELAKWIVNHSCADRVFFCNSGAEANEAAIKLARKYAHTVLEIANPIILTAHASFHGRTLATVTATGQPKYQKHFDPLVPGFHYVDYNDIRAVEAAVTELDEGNYRVGAILIEPLQGEGGVRPGDVAYFKRLREICDETGILLIFDEVQVGMGRSGKLWGYEHLGVEPDIFTSAKGLGGGIPIGAMMSKKFCDIFQPGEHASTFGGNPFVCGVALSVCETLEKENILENVREQGAHLREGLRAIARQYPQHISEVRGWGLINGMEIKADIPLTAPEVVKAAMDAGLLLVPAGPKVVRFVPPLIVTDAEIKQALKAVEKALAKLTA; encoded by the coding sequence GTGAGCGTGCAAACTCTAATAGAACAAGCCACGAACCCCCCGGAGTCAGGTATTATGCCATCTACACCTTTTGATGTTGATAGCTTTGATGGGGCTGTCATGTCTACATACAGTCGGTTTCCTTTGGCTTTGGAACGGGGTGCTGGTTGCCGTGTTTGGGATAGTCAGGGCAACGAATATCTGGATTTTGTCGCGGGTATTGCCACTTGTACTCTAGGACACGCCCATCCAGCAATGGTAGAGGCTGTAACTAGACAAATCCAGAAATTGCATCATGTTTCTAATTTGTACTATATTCCTGAACAGGGTGAATTAGCGAAATGGATTGTTAATCATTCCTGCGCGGATAGAGTATTTTTCTGCAATTCTGGCGCTGAAGCCAACGAAGCAGCAATTAAACTAGCGCGGAAATATGCCCATACTGTCCTAGAAATTGCTAACCCTATAATTTTAACTGCCCATGCCAGTTTTCACGGACGGACTTTAGCCACCGTGACTGCAACTGGACAGCCAAAATATCAAAAACACTTTGATCCTTTAGTTCCTGGTTTCCACTATGTAGATTACAACGATATCAGGGCAGTAGAAGCTGCGGTTACTGAATTAGACGAAGGTAATTATCGCGTAGGGGCAATTTTAATTGAACCATTGCAGGGAGAAGGTGGAGTTCGTCCTGGGGATGTTGCCTACTTCAAACGCTTACGGGAGATTTGCGACGAAACGGGCATTTTGTTGATTTTCGACGAAGTGCAAGTGGGTATGGGACGCAGTGGTAAATTATGGGGTTATGAACATTTGGGAGTAGAACCAGACATTTTCACCAGTGCGAAAGGTTTAGGCGGTGGTATTCCCATCGGTGCGATGATGAGTAAGAAATTCTGCGATATTTTCCAACCAGGAGAACACGCAAGTACATTTGGCGGTAATCCCTTTGTTTGCGGTGTGGCGCTGAGTGTGTGTGAGACTTTGGAAAAAGAAAATATTTTAGAGAATGTCAGAGAACAGGGCGCACATTTACGAGAAGGATTAAGAGCGATCGCTCGTCAATATCCTCAGCATATCTCAGAAGTGCGCGGTTGGGGTCTAATCAACGGCATGGAAATCAAAGCCGATATTCCTTTAACAGCCCCTGAAGTCGTCAAAGCGGCAATGGACGCAGGTTTATTACTTGTTCCTGCAGGTCCTAAAGTAGTGCGGTTTGTTCCTCCTCTCATTGTCACAGATGCAGAAATCAAGCAAGCATTAAAAGCTGTAGAAAAGGCATTAGCTAAACTGACAGCTTAA
- a CDS encoding TRC40/GET3/ArsA family transport-energizing ATPase, which produces MRVILMTGKGGVGKTSVAAATGLRCAELGYRTLVLSTDPAHSLADSFDVELGHDARLVRPNLWGAELDALQELEGNWGAVKRYITQVLQARGLDGIQAEELAILPGMDEIFGLVRMKRHYDDGEYEVLIIDSAPTGTALRLLSLPEVGGWYMRRFYKPFQNISVALRPLVEPFFKPIAGFSLPDKEVMDAPYEFYEQIEALEKVLTDNTQTSVRLVTNPEKMVIKESLRAHAYLSLYNVATDLVIANRIIPQEVTDPFFQRWKENQEQYRQEIHDNFLPLPVKEVPLYSEELCGLAALERLKETLYKDEDPTQVYYKETTLRVVQENNQYSLELYLPNIPKSQVQLSKTGDELNITIGNHRRNLVLPQALAALQPAGAKMEDDYLKIRFSE; this is translated from the coding sequence ATGCGAGTAATTTTAATGACAGGGAAAGGTGGCGTGGGTAAAACCTCCGTTGCCGCAGCCACTGGACTCCGTTGTGCAGAACTCGGCTATCGGACATTAGTTTTAAGTACAGACCCTGCCCATTCCCTTGCAGATAGCTTTGACGTAGAATTGGGACATGATGCCCGTCTCGTTCGTCCCAATTTGTGGGGGGCAGAATTAGATGCCCTACAAGAATTGGAAGGTAATTGGGGGGCTGTGAAACGCTACATTACCCAAGTTTTACAAGCCAGAGGTTTAGACGGCATACAAGCGGAAGAATTAGCAATCTTACCGGGTATGGATGAAATTTTCGGTTTGGTGAGAATGAAACGTCATTATGATGATGGAGAATATGAGGTTTTAATTATTGACTCTGCCCCGACTGGTACAGCATTACGGCTGTTAAGTTTGCCTGAAGTTGGCGGTTGGTATATGCGTCGTTTTTACAAACCGTTTCAAAATATTTCCGTTGCCCTTAGACCATTGGTAGAACCTTTTTTCAAACCTATTGCTGGTTTTTCTCTACCAGATAAGGAGGTAATGGACGCACCCTATGAATTTTATGAGCAAATTGAAGCTTTGGAAAAGGTGTTAACTGACAATACTCAAACTTCTGTGCGTCTAGTAACCAATCCTGAAAAGATGGTAATTAAAGAATCTCTTCGCGCTCATGCCTATTTGAGTTTGTATAATGTAGCGACAGATTTAGTAATTGCTAACCGGATTATTCCTCAAGAGGTTACAGATCCATTTTTCCAACGCTGGAAGGAAAATCAAGAACAATACCGCCAAGAAATTCATGATAATTTCTTACCTTTGCCAGTGAAAGAAGTACCTCTCTACTCTGAAGAATTGTGTGGTTTGGCAGCTTTGGAAAGATTGAAAGAAACTCTCTACAAAGATGAAGATCCAACTCAAGTTTATTATAAAGAAACTACTCTCAGAGTTGTTCAAGAGAATAACCAATACAGTTTAGAACTCTATTTACCGAATATTCCCAAAAGCCAAGTGCAATTAAGTAAAACTGGAGATGAGTTAAATATTACTATTGGCAATCATCGCCGTAATTTAGTATTACCTCAAGCTTTAGCTGCACTGCAACCAGCAGGAGCGAAAATGGAAGATGATTATCTGAAAATTCGTTTTTCTGAATAA
- a CDS encoding DNA cytosine methyltransferase, whose translation MKSSPLKVIDVFSGCGGLSLGFQNSGFEIVAAFENWKSAINVYQQNFHHPIFEYDLSQVNNDYLIFKELLPDVIIGGPPCKDFSSAGKRNEDLGRGDLSITFAEIVANVSSQWFVLENVALFRKSHKYQEFKQILKSAGYGLTEKVLDASLCGVPQKRKRFFCIGELGGKDDNLKTYLESNLSKKPTTIRDYLGNSLGLEYYYRHPRSYQRRAIFSIDEPSPTIRGVNRPIPKTYQQHPGDVAPLTPDLRPLTTRERSYLQTFSDDFIFAGSKTDLEQMIGNAVPIKLAEYVAKCLLMYIQDQNKYHISNVMIPLTG comes from the coding sequence ATGAAATCCTCTCCTTTAAAAGTCATAGATGTATTTTCCGGTTGTGGTGGATTATCACTAGGATTTCAGAATAGTGGATTTGAGATTGTCGCTGCTTTTGAAAACTGGAAATCTGCTATAAATGTTTATCAGCAAAACTTTCATCATCCAATTTTTGAATATGATTTGAGTCAGGTAAATAACGATTATTTAATATTTAAAGAATTATTACCAGATGTAATTATTGGTGGTCCACCTTGTAAAGATTTTTCTAGTGCTGGTAAGCGGAATGAAGATTTAGGGAGAGGAGATTTAAGTATTACATTTGCTGAAATAGTAGCTAATGTTTCAAGTCAATGGTTTGTTTTAGAAAATGTAGCATTGTTTAGAAAATCTCACAAATATCAAGAGTTTAAGCAAATTCTTAAATCGGCTGGTTATGGTTTAACAGAAAAGGTATTAGATGCTAGTTTATGCGGTGTACCACAAAAGAGGAAGAGATTTTTCTGTATAGGAGAACTTGGTGGTAAAGATGATAATCTCAAGACTTATCTAGAATCTAATTTATCTAAAAAACCGACAACTATTAGAGATTATTTAGGAAATAGTTTAGGACTTGAATATTATTATCGTCATCCTAGAAGTTATCAAAGAAGAGCCATTTTCAGTATTGATGAACCAAGTCCAACTATTCGAGGTGTGAATAGACCAATACCTAAAACTTATCAACAACACCCCGGAGATGTTGCACCATTAACACCAGATTTGCGTCCATTAACTACTCGTGAAAGAAGTTATCTTCAAACTTTTTCTGATGATTTTATTTTTGCAGGTTCAAAAACAGATTTAGAACAGATGATTGGTAATGCTGTTCCTATTAAATTAGCGGAATATGTTGCTAAATGTTTGCTGATGTACATTCAAGATCAAAATAAATACCATATATCTAATGTGATGATACCACTGACTGGTTAA
- a CDS encoding S8 family peptidase, whose amino-acid sequence MKKLILLCLFVIGLTAAVFGFLNFQGLAAKGEFETILLNFREDIAESVIQENLQAIALQYHVTPQLDNKYSEADHVYIIKGGASGEGSYRQRLTDLRKSPFAKVTEFIEPNYIYKIVPEGKATWLGELLAPQNEEPNSSLIGPNDQYYSKQWNLHKIGIEAAWTRSKGSGITVAVIDTGITKVRDLYETKFVKGYDFVNDTEAAKDDNGHGTHVAGTVAQATNNAYGVAGVAYEASLMPLKVLNADGSGTVADIAEAIKFAADNGADIINMSLGGGGASQLMEDAIKYAHNKGVTIIAAAGNEDTNGVSYPARYDHVIGVSAFGPDGERASYSNYGAGVDISAPGGSQTGTILQETINEQGEGVFLGLQGTSMASPHVAGVAALIKALGIKEPDEILQVLQQSARVIQDDGLNYYGAGQLNAEAAVKLASDGIISVPDFFRWLREQGYLNPGFWIDGGAIALVPKIFMVVSSYILAWFLRTYFPFAWSWSLSGGLIFGSSGLFFLKGLYIFDLPQWPFRILGSSIPELGNTLQGTDALNPLFASVLIPFVLIALFLGHPTGKWFAIGVTLGITAFLTVSAVYDPAVWGLGNSNLARIFLLINALLCYGLARLALKKDGQIA is encoded by the coding sequence ATGAAAAAACTTATATTATTGTGCTTGTTTGTGATTGGACTGACTGCGGCTGTATTTGGGTTTCTGAATTTTCAGGGATTAGCAGCGAAAGGTGAGTTTGAGACAATTTTGCTGAATTTTCGGGAAGATATTGCAGAAAGTGTCATTCAGGAGAATTTACAAGCGATCGCTCTACAATATCATGTTACCCCCCAATTAGATAATAAATATTCAGAGGCGGATCATGTATATATTATCAAAGGCGGTGCCTCCGGCGAGGGCAGCTATCGCCAAAGACTCACAGATTTACGAAAATCTCCCTTTGCCAAAGTTACAGAATTTATTGAACCAAATTACATTTATAAAATCGTTCCCGAAGGAAAAGCCACTTGGTTAGGAGAACTGTTAGCACCTCAAAACGAAGAACCAAATTCTTCCTTAATTGGTCCTAATGATCAGTATTACAGCAAACAGTGGAACTTACACAAAATTGGTATAGAAGCGGCTTGGACACGGAGTAAAGGTAGTGGTATCACCGTTGCCGTCATTGATACAGGCATTACCAAAGTCCGCGATTTATATGAAACTAAATTTGTCAAAGGCTACGATTTTGTTAACGATACAGAAGCAGCCAAAGACGATAACGGACACGGAACTCACGTCGCCGGCACAGTCGCCCAAGCCACCAATAACGCCTATGGTGTCGCTGGAGTGGCTTATGAAGCCAGTCTGATGCCCTTAAAAGTCTTAAATGCCGACGGTTCAGGAACAGTAGCCGACATTGCCGAAGCCATCAAATTTGCGGCTGATAACGGTGCAGACATCATTAACATGAGCTTAGGTGGTGGTGGTGCCAGCCAACTCATGGAAGATGCCATTAAATACGCCCACAACAAAGGTGTAACCATTATCGCCGCCGCCGGCAATGAAGACACCAACGGCGTAAGCTATCCCGCCCGTTATGATCATGTTATCGGTGTTTCGGCCTTTGGACCCGACGGTGAAAGAGCATCCTATTCCAACTATGGTGCAGGTGTAGATATTTCTGCCCCTGGAGGGAGTCAAACCGGGACAATTCTCCAAGAAACTATCAATGAACAAGGTGAAGGCGTATTTCTCGGACTCCAAGGCACAAGTATGGCTTCTCCCCACGTTGCGGGGGTAGCGGCACTAATCAAAGCCTTGGGAATCAAAGAACCCGACGAAATTTTGCAAGTTCTCCAACAGTCAGCCAGAGTCATTCAAGACGACGGTTTGAACTATTATGGGGCTGGACAACTCAACGCCGAAGCAGCAGTTAAACTAGCCAGCGACGGTATCATTAGTGTTCCCGACTTTTTCCGGTGGTTGCGAGAACAAGGCTATCTAAATCCTGGCTTTTGGATAGATGGCGGAGCGATCGCTTTAGTCCCTAAAATATTTATGGTAGTAAGTTCTTATATCCTGGCTTGGTTTTTACGAACCTACTTCCCCTTCGCTTGGAGTTGGTCTCTATCTGGCGGTTTAATTTTCGGCAGTTCTGGTTTATTCTTCCTCAAAGGATTGTATATCTTTGATCTTCCCCAATGGCCTTTCCGAATTTTAGGTAGTTCCATTCCCGAATTAGGCAACACCTTACAGGGAACAGACGCACTAAATCCACTTTTTGCCAGCGTCTTAATTCCCTTTGTGTTAATAGCCTTATTCTTAGGACATCCTACAGGGAAATGGTTTGCCATTGGTGTAACTTTAGGAATAACAGCTTTCCTCACAGTTAGCGCTGTTTATGATCCTGCCGTTTGGGGTTTAGGAAATAGTAACCTCGCCCGAATCTTCCTCCTTATTAATGCTTTACTTTGCTACGGACTAGCCCGGTTAGCATTAAAAAAAGACGGACAAATAGCTTAA
- a CDS encoding HindVP family restriction endonuclease codes for MQPENLQVGLFGLNHSNRDFSQRESWGKNQFNNSFPASLACYMYQKGLKLNYLTLDKQLKIQYQEIDISQIFGITPLSDHLFFSFESDYVPYRKIVVGKLPRVD; via the coding sequence ATGCAACCAGAAAATTTACAGGTAGGTTTATTTGGATTAAATCATTCTAATAGAGATTTTTCTCAAAGAGAAAGTTGGGGAAAGAATCAATTTAATAATTCTTTTCCTGCATCCTTAGCTTGTTATATGTATCAGAAAGGTTTAAAACTCAATTATTTAACCTTGGACAAGCAGCTAAAAATTCAGTATCAAGAAATAGATATTTCTCAAATATTTGGTATTACTCCTCTTTCTGATCATTTATTCTTCTCCTTTGAAAGTGACTATGTACCTTATAGAAAAATAGTTGTTGGTAAATTACCGCGAGTTGATTAG
- a CDS encoding potassium channel family protein gives MAGALALAGISLIGTLWYSLVEGWRWEDAAYMTVITLATVGYGETHPLGSRGRLFTIALILMGVVNLGYIVNRFTAAVIEGYFLEGIRLRQQRRLMESLSEHYIICGFSRTGRQIAKEFRAEDVAFVIIDSELESVQKAQEIGYIVFQGDATLDDTLLKVGITKAICIVAALPSDAENLYTVLSAKTLNPDIRAIARASTEEAVQKLQRGGADAVISPYITGGKRMAAAALRPQILDFVDGILSGTDRQLYMEEFLLDPGRCPFVGQTLQKAKLRSQSGVLVLAIRRLDGKLIGGPTGDTVLMSGDTLICMGTAEQLRDLNQILGPINSIPLKRPKNS, from the coding sequence ATGGCTGGGGCTCTTGCTTTAGCTGGTATTTCCCTAATTGGGACTCTATGGTATTCCCTGGTTGAGGGCTGGAGATGGGAAGATGCAGCTTATATGACTGTGATTACTTTGGCAACTGTCGGTTATGGAGAAACCCATCCATTGGGTAGTCGGGGACGGTTGTTTACGATTGCTTTGATTTTAATGGGTGTGGTCAATCTTGGTTATATTGTCAATAGATTTACAGCCGCAGTCATTGAAGGCTATTTTCTCGAAGGAATTCGACTCCGACAACAAAGGCGTTTAATGGAATCATTATCAGAACATTATATTATCTGTGGATTTAGCCGCACTGGGCGACAAATTGCTAAGGAATTTCGGGCTGAAGATGTTGCGTTTGTGATTATTGATTCGGAATTAGAATCGGTTCAAAAAGCTCAGGAAATTGGTTATATTGTTTTTCAGGGTGATGCCACATTAGACGATACTTTGTTAAAAGTTGGCATTACTAAAGCAATTTGTATTGTGGCGGCTTTACCTTCAGATGCGGAAAATTTATATACTGTTTTATCAGCAAAAACTCTGAATCCAGATATTCGAGCGATCGCTCGTGCTAGTACAGAAGAAGCGGTACAAAAGTTACAGCGTGGTGGCGCAGATGCCGTAATTTCACCGTATATTACCGGCGGCAAACGCATGGCAGCAGCAGCCCTCAGACCCCAGATTTTAGACTTTGTGGATGGGATTCTCTCTGGTACAGACCGCCAGCTATATATGGAAGAATTTTTACTAGATCCAGGTAGGTGTCCCTTCGTTGGTCAAACTTTACAAAAAGCCAAATTGCGATCGCAATCAGGCGTATTAGTTCTGGCAATTCGTCGTCTTGATGGTAAACTCATTGGTGGTCCCACTGGAGATACTGTTTTAATGTCAGGAGATACCCTAATTTGTATGGGTACGGCTGAACAATTACGGGATTTAAATCAAATTCTTGGTCCGATTAATTCTATCCCCCTAAAACGTCCAAAAAATAGCTAA
- a CDS encoding YwqG family protein — protein sequence MKSNKIFRLSSLRTSIHLDGYNVTHYQELHKFSSEAEAEAFFNESIQELLTHGWYDVESVPVDENNKDFTPDELYGMFLELKNQVDEFANAIIKPSIEITPYSTTETTLWQSKFGGVPYLPKNTTYPEAPDGTPLHLLAQINFSETPNLEDLPEKGILQFYIEASGETAYGIEEYPQLKQTTFRVIYFPEPDLNIDNLLNNFDFLPPGIGLPLIDCLALNFAIKSTPMSASDYRFRNLVKSHFSIFQQSNLTKAMENSLEELVDDFLNEYEEKYEESLGGHCLGGYPAFVQNDDRADLEEEEGYDFLLLQMNSDDEHSIMWGDEGVGNFFIQPSALKQLDFSKILYTYACC from the coding sequence ATGAAATCCAATAAAATATTTAGATTAAGTTCACTGAGAACGTCAATTCACCTCGATGGCTACAACGTTACCCATTATCAAGAACTGCATAAATTCTCTTCTGAAGCCGAAGCTGAAGCCTTTTTTAACGAAAGTATTCAAGAATTACTCACACATGGTTGGTATGATGTCGAATCTGTTCCAGTAGATGAAAATAACAAAGATTTTACTCCAGATGAATTGTATGGGATGTTCTTAGAACTAAAAAATCAAGTAGATGAATTTGCCAATGCAATTATCAAACCCTCTATAGAAATTACTCCCTATTCAACAACAGAAACTACTCTATGGCAAAGTAAATTTGGTGGTGTACCTTACCTGCCTAAAAATACGACCTATCCTGAAGCACCAGATGGTACTCCCCTCCATCTTTTAGCACAAATCAACTTTTCAGAAACGCCGAATTTAGAAGATTTACCAGAAAAAGGCATACTTCAGTTTTATATTGAAGCATCAGGTGAAACAGCCTATGGAATTGAAGAATATCCGCAATTAAAACAAACAACTTTTCGAGTTATTTACTTTCCCGAACCAGATTTAAATATTGATAATCTCCTAAATAATTTTGATTTTTTACCTCCAGGAATAGGTTTACCATTAATAGACTGTTTAGCTTTGAATTTCGCCATTAAATCAACTCCCATGAGTGCATCAGATTATCGCTTTAGAAACTTAGTTAAAAGCCATTTTTCCATTTTTCAACAAAGTAATTTAACTAAAGCAATGGAAAACTCTTTAGAAGAACTGGTAGATGATTTTCTCAATGAATATGAAGAAAAATATGAAGAATCACTAGGAGGACATTGTTTAGGAGGATATCCCGCATTTGTCCAAAATGATGATCGTGCTGACTTGGAGGAAGAGGAAGGTTATGATTTTCTGCTATTGCAAATGAACTCTGATGATGAACATTCAATTATGTGGGGAGATGAGGGAGTTGGTAACTTTTTTATTCAGCCTTCTGCACTTAAACAGTTGGATTTTTCTAAGATTTTGTACACCTATGCTTGTTGTTAA